GGATTCACAAATAGAATCACTACTAGAGGGCTTCAGAAAAGAAATAATAATAATTTGTGGACCTTCGACTAATTTCATCACTACGATTATGGAATGCATCTCTAAATCTAAAGAGATATCGCTATTGAAAAGCTTTGTATTTTAGGCCAAGACTTTGAATTCACAACTCATTTCGATGGCCCAATGAAGCCAAAGAGCAAGAAGCCAAAGGAACGTTGACACCGCTTTTAAAGAAATCCGAGGAGAAATCTACTAGAAGTGATCCCTTTTCGAATCATTACTCCAAGTTGCTCTCCTATGTGGATGAAACATTCAGGCAAAAATATTCAGGAGTCATAGATTTCCGAATAAGTAAGGAACCGATTTACAACTCAGTAGTTCTTATTGTCTCTTATGATTCCAATAAACAGAATCGATATACAGAATTATACACTGGACCTTTTATCTTGATGGGGATGGATCACCAACAAATAGTTTACAAATTTAGATCCACCTCAAAATCAAAAAAAATTGACGAAAAGACAAAGTACGATCTTGTTAAACTAGAGTATTCAAATTTTCTTAAATTTTGGGAATCAACCGCTGATATCCAAAAAGTCACGATGGAAAAAAAGCTAAAATCTGACAGATCATTCAATCAAAATCTGCCTGATAGTTCGGACAAACAATGCTTATTCAGTTTGAAACTAAATGCATCTTAGGATGCAGATGTTTCCAGTGTTCAATATGGGATATATGGACTTAATGAGTAAGGTGGATAATATAGAACTGCTTGGAGGTATGATAAGACACTTGGTTACAAATCGTGGTAAATTGGATACAGTCTTTGATCTTAAGGACGGGTTCCGGGATACGATTTGGATGAAGAATTGTATAGAAAGATTAAGAGAAGATCCTGAATCTACAAAGATGTTTGAAGAAAGATACATGGGGCCAGAATATGAACTGGATGAAATGTTGAAATCACCAAAGGGTTCTCTGGGTTATACTTACGCATTTTTGATGAAAACGATGGGTTTTGAGCCTCATTTTTATCAATCAAGAGACAGGCCGTCTTTGGATAACGATACAGATCATGTAACAATGAGAGTTAGAAAGACGCATGACATGTATCACATAGTTAGCGGGTTTAATATGGCCATAGGAGAAATTGGAGTAATACCACTAAATGTGACTCAATATTCTTATCCTGCTTTTATGCTAATTGACCTAGTTGCGGTAGGATCAGCATGTTTTCCAGGATTAGCAAGCATTCCTAATTCTGAAAAAATTCATTCATCTACAATTTTTGGGAATTTATCAAAAGGAATCTAAATGGCACAAGAATGCAAACCACTGTTTCCAGTAAAATTTGAAGAGATGCTTGAAAAGCCACTTGATGAAGTTAGAAAGGAGTTGAATATCACGCCTCTCAAAGAAGGTCCAAGTTGGTATCAATATCCAAAGATAAAAGAGGCGGGTATCTACTAGTTTTTCGGTACAACCACTTAATTTTTTAGTGTCTCCAAATATTGATCATTTTAAATTCAATAACGTTTGTTTGTTTGTCAACCTCAAATAATTTGTTACTACATGACAGTGAAATCCAATTTGACTCCGGCTCCGCCTTTTGTGTTGATAATCGATGTAATCTATCTAACCCTTGATAAGATGTCATTGACTTCCAAACTCGTTGGTATGATATCCACTTATAATCCAAGGATGATATTGACAGTAAATTAAGGCGAAAACTTTACTATATTTGCTACATGCTCAATTCAGGAGACTCGAAGGGCTTTCCTTAAAGAATTTGTTAGAAACATTTTGATCAAGCAAATTGTACGAAAATAAAAAGAATATTATGGCTCAATAATTTCAATGTCTTTCCAACATCTCATGAACGAGGGAAATACATAATAATTACTTAAAGAGTCTGCTTGCAGACAGTACTATTATGTTTTATAATCGGTTAGTAGCTCTCAGCAACATATCCAAGCTAAAGGTTCAAAGTCTAAGCGATGTATTTGAGTAGTATCATCAAGAAAATTTTCGTTATCTACTGATCCCAATTTCCAAAGTAGGTGGCCAGGTTAATCTGAAGATAAAGGTCAAATATATCAATGAAACTATCGTCTCAAAATCAATGCAAGGCTATAATCAAAGTAGATTTAGTTTTTAGACAATTTTGATTCAAGATCTTATTTGTTTTTATATCTTATTAGAATGTAACTCTCATGAATAGGGAAGAGATAGCTCTTAACATAATTTCTAAAGCTATAAAGCATGTCCAAAGCAATCCTCAAGTTGTAAGAGAAAATGGATGTGCGGCTTGCCATGTTTTGTTTGTACTTGCTGAAGAAATGAATGTAAGCGAGCAAGACGCTTCAGATTTGCTCTCAGAAGTTTTGAGCAAATCATCAAATCTAGACGATGAGTTTATCGCAATGGTAGAAAACATACATATGAAAAAAAGAATGATGGGAAATGTATTTGCGATTAAGACCAGAGAATCTAAGGACAAATACATAGATTCTAATTTTAAGAATACTATCGCTGAAATACATTCTGATTTGATAAATTACGGTCCAGATGTTACGCTCCGAAAATTATTAATTTCATTGATATCATTGGAAATAGCAAAGAATATTGGAACAGACTATCACGCATCAACTGAAGAACTCTATCATTATATGAGAAGAAATCATCAAGATACAAATAAAGAATTGATGGTATTTATCAATCAACTCTATCAAATAATTATTAGGGTGAAAATCAATTACGATTAAGAACCTTTTTGGTCTACATTGCTATTAAACTAGTTAAATCGGGTCATAAAGAGAATGTCTCTAAATCATATTCTCAACTCATTTAAATGTAGACATTACCACTACAAAACTACCATAAATAGTAGAATGTCAATTTTTTCGAAAAAGATCGTAAGTACATGAGACCATGAGATTCATAATAGAAATAATTTGGTTTCAAATTAGACAAAAGCTAATTAGAGTTTTGAATTTTATCAAGAAAGTTGCAAATATTTTAGATAAATATTTTATTTACAACTTGGTATCTTGGAGGTATGGGGGAATGAAATCGAAAGGTGTCAGATCATCTAGATGATGATTGCCTCAAACCGAAGTCAGCAGACTCATATTAATATTGCATTTAATAAACGATTCTAAATTAGCACCTTATTTTAGACTAATAACAAATTTTCAGCTCGTATCTAGTTCATACTAAAAATGTTAACCTGATATGATGAGATGCTCTCATTTTATCCTATTCATATAGAATATTACTCAAATACGTCTGGGCAAGGCATCTTATTACCCCGCTTATCGCTCCTTAAGTCAGGGATATTTATCTAATAGAGTACGCCTTCACCAGTTCGTCTTATATGTTCATCAATTCCATTCATTGTAATTTTATATTCGGTATCCCCTATTCGGGAAACAAACCCTCCTACTATCAGATTTTCAAGGGCAATTTCAAAATTTGAAGAACCCATTGTGTCTGTCAATATTTCCCGCAATTCACTATCATTTGTCACAGGAGTTTGTTGGTTTGATTGCGTAAATAATTTTTCTAATATTTTATCCTCAAAATTAGGAATAGATGAATCGTTATTCACAGGATTTTCCGCCTTATCCATATGAATGGAAATATCCTATCTATTCATATAATTGCTTTTAACTACCAAAACGATTTTCATTTTTCATTTACAATGACACTTTCAAACATTCAAAAATTACACTTTTTTGAAAGTATCAAGGTAATAGTGTGAGGTAGTAGGATGTAGAGTGGATTACAGATACAGTATCAATGAATGTCGAATTAAACATAAGATATATTATTTAAAATGTTTATGGGAAGAGATTATCTGGCCCTCGTATTGGATTTGTAAAATAGAGATTCCTGTACTTATCAACATGTCTAAAGATAAATAAACAAACACAAACAAAAAAAGAAAAAGGATTATAAATTCATTCAACAGATAATAATCAGATATTTTAGAGTAGAGATATTACCTTCTTTTATGCACTATAAAAGGCCCCCTCTAGATCAACCTGCGCTGGTATTCAATCGTTTTCTATAGATAGTTCTATTTATGATAGTAGTAAAATTTGGAGTCAAAAGATTTTACTTTACCTTTAGTCTATTTTTTTATTCATTGATACCTAAATCTAAATTTCCGACTAATAATTCGAAAGTAAAACTTTTATACTAGAATCACGATAATGTTAATATGTGTATAAAATGTGAATTATTGGATACTATTTACAATATGACAAAAAATCAAAATAAAGAGTCTCCCGCATCGGTGAAGATACCATACGATCGGCCAAAATCAAATAGACCCAAAAGTATTTGAGTACAATCTCATAAATTGAACAGCATATGGGGAAAGACAACCAAATAAGTTAGAAAAAATTCTGATAATACGAAAACCTTTGTAGACAAATCTAAAAAAAATTAGTTTTACCATATGATTTACAATTCCTGGAATGATAGCATAACTTATAACATTTAGCAACGGTATACTTTGGATCATTTCCAAATTTTATATAAGTAAGAAAGCAATCTGTCCAGCAATTACTATTAATAACATGATCTTTTCACATTCTTGTCTCTTTACCTGTCTTGATTAAATGTGCATCAGGACTAAAGATTTAACCATTTCAAAGGGTTTAACCAGGAGACTTTGCTGATTGAAATTTCATCTTAAAGATACCTAACTTTGCTTATCAACCATGCACTTTAATTTGATTAATGTAATTTGAACCGTGTGAACGTAGGAAAACAAATGCATAAAAATCCAACCCCTACTGTGGATACCATAATTCAAAAAGGTTCCAAAGTCCTTTTGGTCGAAAGAAAAAAGGATCCATTTAAACAAACGATGGTATTGCCTGGTGGTTTTATAAATGAGGGCGAATTTGCAGAAGAGGCAGCAATACGTGAAGTAAAAGAAGAGACTTCTCTAGATATAGAACTCGAAAATATACTGGGAGTATATTCTGATCCCTCCAGAGACCCAAGGGGTCACATAATGTCTACGGTATTTATTGGAAAAATATCTGATAAGAGTGATAATAAAGAGCCGATCGCAGGAGATGACGCAGCCACAACAAAGTGGGTAGATCTTGAATCTATAGAAGAAGAAACCTTGGGGTTTGATCATCAGAAAATTTTGATGGATTTCAAGGAATGGAAACAGTCTAGGCAAACTTATTGGTCATCAAAAAAATAAAATAAAGATTAATTTCATAGAGGAACTTAATAAATATGTCATCATCTAGTTCTATAACCAAGATTATAGAGCCATTTGGAAATTCTAAATAAGGAAGTTTAGTCGTCTTGCAAACGCCTTATGTTTTTGATTCATTATAACCTTTATTTTTCAATTTGAAGTATCCATAAAAAACCTGGATGAATGAGGAATATCCTTTTTTAGATATAGATGAAAACTTTGTAATAATATTTAGGTGCTAATATTACCAACTAATCGAATTGATATAAACAAATGACTTTTGTGATATATTAGCCATTTCTTAATAAAATTGTAAGTATTCTAAAAAAGATTGTGGATAAAATCAAACCTGGTAACAGGTTGATGATAAGATTTTGC
This Candidatus Nitrosocosmicus oleophilus DNA region includes the following protein-coding sequences:
- a CDS encoding NUDIX domain-containing protein, whose translation is MHKNPTPTVDTIIQKGSKVLLVERKKDPFKQTMVLPGGFINEGEFAEEAAIREVKEETSLDIELENILGVYSDPSRDPRGHIMSTVFIGKISDKSDNKEPIAGDDAATTKWVDLESIEEETLGFDHQKILMDFKEWKQSRQTYWSSKK